One Siniperca chuatsi isolate FFG_IHB_CAS linkage group LG8, ASM2008510v1, whole genome shotgun sequence DNA segment encodes these proteins:
- the LOC122880767 gene encoding E3 SUMO-protein ligase ZBED1-like: MHLPCLAHIINLVVRDALQASKPIIDKVKEAVEYFHRSTVGAQKLKETQLQMKMEELRPKQDCPTKWNSTYYMLKSFIASKNAIISTLAVTNAPVRHLSQEEWTTVQEMCTILQPFEEVTVELSAESYLTASKVIVLARGLQRATADFRRKTTTAVAQGVIDSLCASMSSRFHRIHANHILAEAAALDPRFKRMAFPDGRTADETFQRLSTAAARISSGKPIQQQPAVEGLEGAGSGAGSIVWSYFHEEVAGTVEARNPTADAVMEVRAYLEEPLLPTHEDPQVVGESSPCLPQA; encoded by the exons ATGCACCTACCATGCCTGGCCCATATTATTAACCTGGTGGTAAGAGATGCCCTGCAAGCTTCAAAGCCCATCATTGATAAGGTGAAAGAGGCAGTGGAATACTTTCACAGAAGCACCGTGGGGGCACAAAAACTGAAGGAGACTCAACTACAAATGAAGATGGAGGAGCTCCGACCAAAACAGGATTGTCCTACAAAGTGGAATTCCACCTACTACATGTTGAAAAGCTTTATTGCCAGTAAAAATGCTATAATCTCCACCCTGGCCGTCACCAATGCACCTGTCCGCCACCTGTCCCAGGAGGAATGGACCACAGTGCAAGAAATGTGCACAATCTTGCAACCATTTGAGGAAGTCACTGTGGAACTCAGTGCAGAAAG CTACTTGACAGCCTCGAAGGTCATAGTGCTGGCCAGGGGACTTCAAAGAGCCACAGCTGATTTCCGgcgaaaaacaacaacagcggTAGCGCAAGGTGTGATCGACAGTCTGTGTGCGAGTATGTCATCGCGATTCCACAGGATTCATGCCAACCACATACTAGCAGAGGCTGCTGCACTTGACCCGCGTTTTAAGAGGATGGCCTTCCCTGATGGCAGAACAGCAGATGAGACGTTTCAAAGGCTGTCAACTGCAGCAGCAAGAATTAGCAGTGGCAAACCCATCCAACAGCAACCAGCTGTGGAAGGACTGGAAGGAGCAGGCAGTGGTGCTGGATCAATAGTTTGGAGCTATTTCCATGAGGAA GTAGCTGGAACAGTGGAAGCCAGGAATCCAACCGCTGATGCTGTCATGGAGGTGCGAGCCTACCTGGAGGAGCCTCTTCTTCCAACACATGAGGATCCCCAAGTGGTGGGAGAGTCGAGCCCCTGTTTACCCCAGGCTTAG